From the genome of Kryptolebias marmoratus isolate JLee-2015 linkage group LG19, ASM164957v2, whole genome shotgun sequence, one region includes:
- the LOC108228668 gene encoding inactive serine protease 35 isoform X1: MGLKCFTCVLLCAALLTFPGVLGENGPWWTCQSLPPLTIANTAFLNSTLFGGQDEKEVDRGTKMLCGIECQDALPSIDWAEKERILGYETMYENGTRTHTDISLQRRNETSAGTPASSPVHIRRKRQVYGADGRFVISDSNFITNYPFATAVRLSTGCSGVLVSPKHVLTAAHCVHDGRDYLEAARRLKVGLLQLKTKRRRVGRKRRGRQRGDRKQEGKRVKRKGEDEGEGRNREGGVRRRRGREKRRHRLRKVGEDGEAKDGKKFERGVVGEQNGLSWTSHSVEPGKRPVFCWTQVKQTRIPQGWIHSQSSTDSVSLDYDYALLELKQPVKQKHMELGVAPTSPLARIHFSGYDTDKSLSDGQADEKVIYRFCSVVKESDDLMYQHCDAQRGATGAGVYVRLRQYAGHNGGKGKWKRKVIGVFSGHQWVELKGGEQRDFNVAVRITPSKYAQICHWIHGDPSLCKEV, translated from the coding sequence atGGGTCTCAAATGCTTCACGTGTGTGCTGCTCTGTGCAGCCCTCCTCACGTTTCCTGGAGTTTTAGGGGAGAACGGGCCATGGTGGACCTGTCAGAGCCTGCCACCGCTGACGATTGCCAACACAGCCTTTCTAAATTCAACTTTGTTTGGAGGGCAGGATGAGAAGGAAGTGGACAGAGGAACAAAGATGCTCTGTGGAATAGAGTGTCAGGATGCTCTACCATCAATCGACTGGGCCGAGAAGGAAAGGATTCTGGGATATGAGACGATGTATGAAAATGGCACGCGCACACATACAGACATCAGTTTGCAGAGGAGAAACGAGACCTCGGCAGGAACTCCAGCAAGCTCACCAGTTCATATACGCAGGAAACGGCAAGTTTACGGAGCAGATGGACGCTTTGTGATTTCAGACTCAAACTTCATCACCAACTACCCCTTTGCTACTGCAGTCCGCCTTTCCACGGGTTGTTCTGGAGTCCTAGTGTCTCCAAAACATGTGTTGACAGCAGCACATTGTGTCCATGATGGCAGGGACTACTTAGAGGCTGCTAGAAGGCTTAAAGTtgggctgctgcagctgaaaactaaaagaagaaggGTGGGAAGGAAAAGAAGAGGCAGACAAAGGGGTGATAGGAAACAAGAGGGTAAGAGAGTTAAGAGGAAAGGAGAGGATGAAGGTGAGGGGAGAAATAGGGAAGgaggagtgaggaggaggaggggacgTGAAAAGAGAAGACACAGACTGAGAAAAGTGGGTGAGGATGGAGAGGCTAAAGATGGAAAGAAGTTTGAGAGAGGAGTAGTAGGAGAGCAGAACGGTCTTAGTTGGACAAGCCACAGTGTTGAACCAGGAAAGCGACCTGTCTTCTGCTGGACCCAAGTTAAACAAACCCGAATCCCTCAAGGGTGGATCCACAGCCAGAGCTCCACAGACTCAGTTTCTCTTGACTACGATTACGCCCTGCTGGAGCTGAAGCAACCAGTCAAGCAAAAGCACATGGAGCTCGGGGTGGCACCCACTTCACCACTGGCACGAATCCACTTCTCAGGCTACGACACCGACAAAAGCCTGTCTGATGGCCAAGCAGATGAGAAGGTGATTTATCGTTTTTGTTCTGTAGTGAAGGAGTCCGATGATTTGATGTATCAGCATTGTGACGCTCAGCGTGGAGCAACAGGAGCAGGCGTTTATGTCCGCCTGAGGCAGTACGCCGGACACAATGGTGGAAAAGGAAAGTGGAAGAGGAAGGTGATTGGAGTGTTTTCAGGCCATCAGTGGGTGGAGCTGAAGGGGGGTGAGCAGAGGGATTTTAATGTCGCAGTAAGGATCACACCTTCCAAATATGCTCAGATTTGCCACTGGATTCATGGAGATCCAAGTCTTTGTAAAGAGGTTTGA
- the LOC108228670 gene encoding leukotriene B4 receptor 1-like, producing the protein MDQLYSTVETSNFSSSPGSLPHPSWDYRNLVPAVALSLCFSVGVPGNISVIILRPNWEHLSSLSQSLMLNLAVSDLFCLLTLPLWIYALLYGWTFSLVSCKLLTYVVYCSLYGSLLTVTGLSIQRYLLVVHQLSCQRIQKRLLLVLLWLVALILSIPTLVVRDLKTEQQWPDCQAQYSSDAQQVAVMMTETVFGFASFFTVALAYVFLRKKLNQAAFFNNPQTTRLITSIIVSFFVLWVPYLTINVLGVAAICLKNEELLKFCTKTGNIFRSLTFVNSCLNPLLYTFTSCKFCAICQKKEPMQENQTFSQATNITTIAE; encoded by the coding sequence ATGGATCAACTTTATTCCACTGTGGAAACTTCTAACTTCTCCTCTTCTCCTGGATCTTTACCTCATCCCTCCTGGGACTACAGAAATCTGGTTCCTGCAGTGGCGTTGTCCCTCTGCTTCAGTGTTGGAGTGCCTGGGAACATTTCTGTCATTATTCTCAGACCTAACTGGGAGCACCTGTCCAGCCTGAGCCAGAGTTTGATGCTGAATCTGGCCGTGTCTGACCTGTTCTGTCTGCTGACCCTTCCACTGTGGATTTATGCTTTACTCTACGGCTGGACATTCAGCCTGGTGTCCTGTAAGCTTCTAACATATGTTGTGTACTGCAGCCTTTATGGCAGCCTGCTGACTGTGACTGGATTGAGCATTCAGCGCTACTTATTGGTAGTGCACCAGCTGAGTTGCCAACGGATCCAAAAAAGACTGCTGCTGGTTCTTCTCTGGTTGGTTGCTTTGATCCTGTCCATCCCCACTTTGGTGGTTCGAGatctaaaaacagaacagcaatGGCCAGACTGTCAAGCTCAGTATTCCTCTGATGCCCAGCAAGTGGCTGTAATGATGACAGAAACCGTGTTTGggtttgcttccttttttacTGTGGCACTGGCATACGTTTTCCTCAGGAAAAAGCTCAATCAGGCAGCCTTTTTCAACAATCCTCAGACAACTCGACTGATTACGAGCATCATTgtaagcttttttgttttgtgggttCCATATCTTACCATAAATGTGCTGGGTGTGGCAGCTATTTGTCTCAAAAATGAGGAACTTTTGAAGTTTTGTACAAAAACAGGGAACATTTTCAGATCACTGACATTTGTTAATAGTTGCCTAAATCCACTTCTTTACACCTTCACGTCTTGCAAATTTTGTGCTATTTGCCAAAAAAAGGAGCCAATGCaggaaaatcaaacattttctcagGCAACAAATATCACAACAATAGCAGAATAA